The Rhodothermales bacterium genome includes a region encoding these proteins:
- a CDS encoding T9SS type A sorting domain-containing protein has protein sequence MGIAAGPAGAQTPQVRVCALDARNDGPLAGATVRLSADAVALSATTGSDGCAWITGSFPVSIEDPVPGVVDLRIGVPYPNPAGSRAWLPVVAGLPLNGTLDIFDAIGREVISPLPVSIPIGEQHIELPVASLRRGTYFARLSTDAGTAVRSIVVGGEGQPAGPVGRLATAPASPAVLMDEGVVRIEIERDGFVAAVEERVVKNNETVRRALLKITENKVPMIDMKGLAYRGFQGGLYADGTNEMPEAHRLAGLAAARSIEPLDINGKPDPNGVYILTSIGMSNTSDEFCGVADPNNPCKIGTFMNRAGLDPEIDHTNFVLIDGADPGKTAEKWVDSGLSDYRRILDEELNPFGYSEKQVQIAWIKLANAPPSGTLPDAGADAFRLQEQFGQVARAMKERYPNLKMIFFSSRIYAGYATTDRNPEPYAYEQGFAVKWTVNAQIRQMETGEMDPVSGDLDLNTVAPWIGWGPYMWADGTNPRSDGLVWTKEDFKDDGVHPAKPGIEKVADMLLDFFKSSPLTSCWVLAGSDC, from the coding sequence ATGGGAATCGCAGCCGGCCCTGCCGGGGCGCAAACCCCGCAGGTACGCGTCTGTGCGCTCGACGCCCGGAATGACGGACCGCTCGCCGGCGCGACCGTGCGCCTCAGCGCCGACGCCGTCGCATTGTCCGCAACGACAGGCAGCGACGGGTGTGCCTGGATTACGGGGAGCTTTCCTGTCTCGATTGAAGACCCGGTTCCCGGAGTCGTTGACCTGCGCATCGGTGTGCCTTACCCCAATCCCGCGGGTTCTCGCGCCTGGCTGCCCGTGGTCGCCGGCCTGCCGCTGAACGGCACGCTCGACATCTTCGACGCGATCGGGCGCGAGGTCATCAGCCCGCTTCCCGTTTCCATCCCCATCGGCGAACAGCACATCGAATTGCCGGTTGCCTCGCTGCGTCGTGGCACCTATTTCGCCCGCCTGTCGACGGATGCCGGCACGGCGGTCCGCTCTATCGTCGTGGGGGGCGAGGGGCAGCCGGCCGGGCCGGTGGGGCGGCTTGCGACAGCTCCAGCATCGCCGGCCGTGCTGATGGACGAAGGCGTCGTCCGCATCGAGATCGAACGGGACGGGTTTGTCGCGGCGGTCGAGGAGCGGGTCGTCAAGAACAATGAAACGGTGCGCCGGGCGTTGCTCAAGATCACGGAGAACAAGGTGCCCATGATCGACATGAAGGGGCTCGCCTATCGTGGATTCCAGGGCGGTCTGTATGCCGACGGCACCAATGAGATGCCCGAGGCGCATCGCCTGGCCGGCCTGGCCGCGGCGCGCAGCATCGAGCCGCTCGACATCAACGGCAAACCGGATCCGAACGGCGTCTACATCCTTACCTCGATCGGCATGTCGAACACGTCCGACGAGTTCTGCGGCGTGGCCGATCCCAACAATCCGTGCAAGATCGGCACCTTCATGAACCGGGCCGGCCTCGATCCCGAAATCGACCACACGAACTTTGTCCTCATCGACGGCGCCGACCCCGGAAAGACCGCCGAGAAATGGGTCGATTCCGGCCTGAGCGACTATCGCCGGATCCTCGACGAGGAGCTGAACCCGTTCGGATACAGCGAAAAGCAGGTACAGATCGCCTGGATCAAACTCGCGAACGCGCCACCTTCCGGCACCCTGCCCGACGCCGGCGCCGACGCGTTCCGCCTCCAGGAACAGTTCGGGCAGGTGGCGCGCGCGATGAAGGAGCGGTATCCTAACCTGAAGATGATCTTCTTTTCGAGCCGGATCTACGCCGGCTACGCCACCACCGACCGCAACCCGGAACCCTATGCGTACGAGCAGGGCTTTGCGGTCAAATGGACCGTCAACGCCCAGATCCGCCAGATGGAGACCGGCGAAATGGACCCGGTTTCGGGGGATCTCGACCTCAACACCGTGGCGCCCTGGATCGGCTGGGGGCCCTACATGTGGGCCGACGGCACCAACCCCCGCTCCGACGGGCTCGTGTGGACCAAAGAAGATTTTAAAGACGATGGGGTGCATCCCGCGAAGCCGGGTATTGAGAAGGTGGCCGACATGCTCCTCGACTTCTTCAAGTCATCCCCCCTGACGTCCTGCTGGGTGCTCGCCGGCAGCGACTGTTGA
- a CDS encoding TonB-dependent receptor has translation MPSYDMAPVVVTATRTLKEREAVSVPMTVVSARQLQARGAMRLTDALAELPGLVIAHDHGAGVQIQGFDSEYTLILIDGEPVIGRTAGTLDLERLSLSGIERIEIVRGPSSSLYGSDALAGVINIVTRQAESPLGLSLGSRYGTHATSSLAASAETRGERAGVRLAVDRYGSDGYDLAPDRAGATTPAFAVRTADLRSHLAVGDRTTVSLGGRWADERQRGVFALVEDGEDVAFDQQDGQTDWSLHPEIRHRISGRMTAELTLYHARFDVSTRQERQTDGGVLFSDAAGQRYSKAEGVLIAIWNARHLTHAGAGAVEERLAGSRYGDERPRAGSRYVFLQHEWLASRVFHVNASARFDAHDDYASRLSPRLSFLVRPAPAWRIRASAGSGFKAPDFRQRYLSFTNASSGYSVFGATQQNEGLARLDAAGLLAEIYVDPTGARPLSAERSMAYNAGVALTLSPAVEVEVGVFHNDVRDLIETRPIAQKTNGSYVYGYINLNRIYTRGAQLEMTARAGDRLRFTASYQLLQARDRAVLDAIDAGQLFGRTLAGRDYRLERSDYQGLLGRSTHSGTLSASVAMPGPGLHLTLRSVLRSRYGYRDLDGNAVSNLDEEFVTGYALWHATLSRDWPLPHGYTLTAQVGVNNALDVVRPEQLPSQPGRTVFAGLYIAL, from the coding sequence ATGCCCTCGTACGATATGGCCCCGGTCGTCGTGACCGCGACGCGCACCCTGAAAGAACGCGAAGCCGTATCGGTGCCAATGACGGTGGTTTCCGCGCGCCAACTCCAGGCGCGGGGCGCGATGCGGCTGACCGACGCCCTGGCCGAGCTTCCGGGATTGGTGATTGCGCACGACCACGGCGCCGGCGTGCAGATCCAGGGTTTCGACTCCGAATACACGCTGATCCTGATCGACGGAGAGCCGGTGATCGGCCGCACGGCCGGCACGCTCGACCTGGAGCGGCTATCGCTCTCAGGCATCGAGCGCATTGAGATCGTGCGGGGCCCTTCGTCTTCCCTGTACGGCAGCGACGCGCTGGCCGGCGTCATCAACATCGTCACGCGGCAGGCCGAGTCGCCGCTGGGGCTGTCGCTCGGGTCGCGCTACGGCACGCACGCCACGTCGTCGCTCGCCGCGTCCGCTGAAACCCGCGGGGAACGCGCGGGTGTGCGGCTGGCCGTGGATCGCTACGGGTCGGATGGCTACGACCTGGCGCCCGACCGCGCCGGCGCGACGACGCCGGCGTTCGCGGTCCGAACCGCCGATCTGCGCTCCCATCTCGCGGTAGGAGATCGAACCACGGTATCCCTCGGTGGGCGCTGGGCGGACGAGCGGCAGCGGGGCGTGTTCGCCCTCGTCGAGGACGGCGAAGACGTCGCCTTCGATCAGCAGGACGGCCAGACCGACTGGAGCCTCCATCCAGAGATTCGCCATCGGATTTCAGGCCGGATGACCGCCGAACTGACCCTCTACCACGCGCGGTTCGACGTGTCGACCCGGCAGGAGCGGCAGACCGATGGCGGGGTGTTGTTCAGCGACGCCGCCGGCCAGCGCTACAGCAAGGCGGAGGGCGTGCTCATCGCGATATGGAACGCGCGGCACCTGACGCATGCCGGCGCCGGAGCGGTGGAGGAACGCCTGGCCGGAAGCCGGTACGGGGACGAGCGCCCCCGGGCGGGGAGTCGATACGTGTTTCTACAGCATGAATGGCTGGCCTCCCGCGTTTTCCATGTAAATGCGAGCGCCCGCTTCGACGCGCACGACGACTACGCGTCGCGTCTGAGCCCCCGTCTGTCGTTTCTGGTGCGGCCCGCGCCGGCATGGCGCATCCGCGCGTCGGCGGGCAGCGGCTTCAAGGCGCCCGATTTCAGGCAGCGGTATCTCAGCTTCACGAACGCCAGCTCCGGCTACAGCGTCTTCGGCGCGACACAGCAAAACGAGGGGCTGGCGCGACTGGACGCGGCCGGACTCCTGGCGGAAATCTACGTGGACCCGACGGGGGCTCGACCGCTTTCGGCCGAGCGTTCCATGGCCTACAACGCCGGCGTCGCGCTGACCCTCTCGCCGGCCGTGGAGGTCGAAGTCGGCGTTTTCCACAACGACGTCCGCGATCTGATCGAAACCCGCCCCATCGCCCAGAAGACGAACGGCTCGTACGTCTACGGCTACATCAATCTGAACCGCATCTACACCCGCGGCGCCCAGCTCGAGATGACCGCCCGGGCCGGCGACCGACTCCGGTTCACCGCCAGCTATCAATTGCTCCAGGCGCGTGATCGCGCGGTGCTGGATGCCATCGACGCCGGGCAGTTGTTCGGGCGGACGCTGGCCGGCCGCGACTACCGGCTGGAGCGATCCGATTACCAGGGTCTGCTCGGTCGATCCACCCATTCCGGCACCCTCTCGGCGTCCGTCGCGATGCCGGGTCCCGGCCTCCATCTCACCCTGCGTTCCGTGCTCCGGAGCCGGTATGGCTACCGCGACCTCGACGGGAACGCCGTTTCGAATCTCGACGAGGAGTTCGTGACTGGCTACGCCCTCTGGCACGCGACCCTCTCCCGAGACTGGCCATTGCCCCATGGCTACACGCTGACCGCCCAGGTCGGCGTCAACAATGCGCTGGACGTCGTGCGTCCGGAGCAGCTTCCCTCGCAGCCCGGCCGCACCGTGTTCGCCGGCCTGTATATCGCCCTGTAA
- a CDS encoding Ig-like domain-containing protein yields the protein MKRPVPVTYWFLAIAMALFAHAPLAAQPATAIQTTVCTLRSDNAAMISGVEVTAHAGDLASVTGSTDATGCVTLSIPVNVGIEGGDDIPRVFQVDQPYPNPTADAFTVPFTAGVRQQVLFQVYDLQGRSVTPLMIDEVGPGAHRIEAGLGEVAPGVYVYRFQTDGGSFAGTLVKIRGAVAGASFARLAAGDGLEMPVSASFAAARIVRFEATKSGFNTLVEDREVEDGATLQMMLQPIEIGVGNHAPVITPIDNVAMNEGTIRAISVLSSDADGDAVTLSVNIVDGAGGSPSAGDFYVFVDNGDGTGVLQLSPKAGDAGAYTVNVTATDGELTGSESFSVAVSAVGSNAPPVVEAIPNANVTEGETLQIDVAASDSDGDAITLTAAVTASGGDAATFAVFDDAGDGTGQLTLSPMSGDAGDYEAVITATDGMDSSTETFTISVKAVGVNTPPVIQSIASLTLFEGETQNVNVAASDADGDMLTLGATATAMGGGAAPAGLFTFTDNGNGSGVIALSPDAGHAGTYTFTATASDASTQVETSFTLTVEVNADNAPPSVTPISDQQVFEGENLQLEVSGSDPDGDALTISAVVLDDQGLAMGAAFYNFKDNNNGTGTIKFLPDPGDFGDYAVTITASDGQLSGSTTFGLTVIAPGGNSAPVVDDMADSAVIEGNTLTVNVSASDVNGDPLTLSAEILNGGGNPVGAGFFSFSDAGNGTGTLSITPGTGEAGSYTATITANDGIASGSKSFNLTVLAPGGEGGMIPLIDMGAQTYLGFSGGLYPNASNTMPAAHHTAGVNFANAIEPLDTNGNPSPNGKYVLLSVGMSNTTQEFCSQPSTLPCDEWTFMGQAAADPAVNTSNLVIVNGAKGGQAADDWELATNGNYNRILNDQLIPQGLSVQQVQVAWVKVANRMPTVALPSADADAYRLKGQIANIVRALKTNYPNLKMVFVSSRIYAGYAVTTLNPEPYAYESAFGAKWLIEAQIDQMAGGGVDPIAGDVDYNDYAWIGWGPYMWADGLNPRSDGLIWERQDLESDGTHPSRFGEEKVGTALLDFFKNSPQTTCWFLENGGTCQ from the coding sequence ATGAAACGACCCGTCCCCGTCACGTACTGGTTTCTGGCCATCGCGATGGCCCTGTTCGCGCACGCACCGCTCGCCGCCCAGCCCGCGACGGCCATCCAGACCACGGTCTGTACCCTGCGTTCCGACAATGCGGCGATGATCAGCGGCGTCGAGGTGACGGCCCACGCCGGCGATCTGGCCTCCGTCACCGGATCCACCGACGCGACGGGTTGCGTCACCCTCTCCATCCCCGTCAACGTCGGCATCGAGGGCGGAGACGACATCCCCAGGGTCTTCCAGGTCGATCAGCCCTACCCCAACCCGACGGCCGATGCCTTCACCGTTCCCTTCACCGCCGGCGTCCGTCAGCAGGTGCTGTTCCAGGTGTATGACCTCCAGGGCCGCTCCGTCACGCCGCTGATGATCGATGAGGTCGGTCCGGGCGCGCATCGGATCGAGGCGGGGCTCGGCGAGGTCGCGCCGGGCGTCTATGTCTATCGCTTCCAGACCGACGGCGGCAGCTTCGCCGGCACGCTCGTGAAAATACGCGGCGCGGTCGCCGGCGCCTCCTTCGCGCGCCTCGCGGCGGGAGACGGACTCGAGATGCCGGTGTCGGCGTCGTTTGCCGCGGCGCGAATCGTGCGGTTCGAGGCGACGAAATCGGGATTCAACACTCTGGTCGAGGACCGCGAGGTCGAAGACGGCGCGACGCTGCAGATGATGCTCCAGCCCATCGAAATCGGCGTCGGCAACCATGCGCCGGTCATTACGCCCATCGATAACGTCGCCATGAACGAAGGCACGATCCGGGCGATATCGGTGCTTTCTTCCGATGCGGATGGCGATGCCGTCACGCTGTCGGTGAACATCGTGGATGGCGCCGGCGGATCGCCTTCGGCGGGCGACTTTTATGTCTTCGTGGATAATGGCGACGGCACCGGCGTCCTGCAGCTTTCGCCCAAAGCGGGCGACGCCGGCGCGTATACGGTGAACGTGACGGCGACGGACGGCGAGCTCACCGGCAGCGAGTCGTTTTCGGTGGCCGTGTCCGCCGTCGGCAGCAACGCGCCGCCGGTCGTCGAGGCGATCCCGAATGCGAACGTGACGGAAGGCGAGACGCTCCAGATCGATGTGGCGGCGAGCGATTCCGACGGCGACGCCATCACGCTCACGGCCGCCGTGACGGCCTCGGGGGGTGATGCGGCGACGTTTGCGGTGTTTGACGACGCCGGCGACGGCACCGGGCAGCTCACCCTCAGTCCGATGAGCGGCGATGCCGGCGATTACGAGGCCGTCATCACCGCCACCGACGGCATGGACAGCTCCACCGAGACCTTTACGATTTCGGTAAAGGCGGTGGGCGTCAATACGCCGCCGGTCATCCAGTCGATCGCCAGCCTCACCTTGTTCGAAGGGGAAACGCAGAACGTCAACGTGGCCGCGAGCGATGCGGACGGCGACATGCTGACGCTGGGGGCCACGGCCACGGCGATGGGCGGCGGCGCCGCGCCGGCGGGCCTCTTCACCTTCACCGACAACGGCAATGGCTCCGGGGTGATCGCCCTGTCGCCCGATGCGGGCCATGCCGGCACGTATACCTTTACGGCCACGGCCTCCGACGCATCCACCCAGGTGGAGACCTCCTTCACCCTCACCGTGGAGGTCAACGCCGACAACGCGCCGCCCTCGGTGACGCCGATCAGCGACCAGCAGGTATTCGAGGGCGAAAATCTTCAGCTGGAGGTGTCCGGCTCCGATCCCGATGGAGACGCCCTGACGATTTCGGCCGTCGTGCTCGACGACCAGGGCCTCGCGATGGGCGCGGCCTTCTACAACTTCAAGGACAACAACAACGGGACCGGCACGATCAAATTCCTCCCGGACCCGGGTGATTTCGGCGACTATGCCGTGACCATCACCGCCAGCGACGGCCAGCTGTCCGGGTCGACTACGTTCGGCCTCACCGTCATCGCGCCGGGCGGCAACAGCGCGCCGGTCGTCGACGACATGGCCGACTCGGCGGTGATCGAAGGCAATACGCTGACCGTGAACGTGAGCGCGTCGGACGTCAATGGCGATCCGCTCACGCTGTCCGCCGAAATCCTCAACGGGGGCGGCAATCCGGTGGGCGCCGGCTTCTTCAGCTTCAGCGATGCCGGCAATGGCACCGGCACGCTGTCGATTACGCCGGGCACCGGCGAGGCCGGCAGCTATACCGCGACGATCACCGCGAACGACGGCATCGCCTCCGGATCCAAATCGTTCAACCTCACGGTGCTGGCGCCGGGCGGCGAGGGCGGCATGATCCCGCTCATCGACATGGGGGCGCAGACGTACCTGGGCTTTAGCGGGGGGCTCTATCCGAACGCATCCAACACGATGCCGGCGGCGCACCATACGGCCGGCGTGAACTTCGCCAACGCCATCGAGCCGCTCGATACGAACGGCAACCCGAGCCCGAACGGCAAATACGTGCTGCTCTCCGTCGGCATGTCCAACACCACGCAGGAGTTTTGCTCCCAGCCCTCGACGCTCCCCTGCGACGAATGGACCTTCATGGGGCAGGCTGCCGCCGATCCGGCCGTGAATACCTCGAACCTGGTCATCGTCAACGGCGCCAAAGGCGGCCAGGCGGCGGACGACTGGGAGCTGGCCACCAACGGCAACTACAACCGCATCCTGAACGACCAGCTCATCCCGCAGGGGCTCAGCGTCCAGCAGGTGCAGGTGGCGTGGGTCAAGGTGGCGAACCGGATGCCGACCGTCGCGCTGCCAAGCGCGGACGCCGACGCGTACCGGCTCAAGGGGCAGATCGCGAATATCGTGCGCGCCCTCAAGACCAATTATCCGAACCTGAAGATGGTCTTCGTCTCGAGCCGCATCTACGCCGGCTACGCGGTGACGACGCTCAATCCCGAACCGTACGCCTACGAGTCGGCCTTCGGCGCCAAGTGGCTCATCGAGGCGCAGATCGACCAGATGGCCGGCGGCGGCGTCGACCCCATCGCCGGCGATGTGGACTACAACGACTACGCCTGGATCGGATGGGGCCCCTACATGTGGGCCGACGGGCTGAACCCCCGCTCCGACGGGCTGATCTGGGAACGGCAGGACCTCGAGAGCGACGGCACGCACCCCTCGCGCTTCGGCGAAGAGAAGGTGGGCACGGCGCTACTGGACTTCTTCAAGAACTCCCCGCAGACCACGTGCTGGTTCCTCGAAAACGGAGGCACCTGCCAGTAG